Proteins encoded together in one Penaeus vannamei isolate JL-2024 chromosome 9, ASM4276789v1, whole genome shotgun sequence window:
- the LOC113825531 gene encoding pro-resilin-like gives MAAIQVFFVLVLSACVLCDDAHLGGLLHGKGVQHAPAHYAFNYGVADAHFGTHFGHAEARKGYKTEGVFYVQLPDGRLQTVKYHADEHGFHPQVTYSGVAHHAAGYH, from the exons ATGGCAGCCATTCAG GTGTTCTTCGTGTTGGTTCTCTCCGCCTGTGTCCTCTGCGACGACGCCCACCTCGGAGGCTTGCTTCACGGGAAGGGCGTCCAGCAT gcTCCCGCCCACTACGCCTTCAACTACGGCGTTGCAGACGCCCACTTCGGCACCCACTTCGGCCACGCGGAGGCTCGCAAGGGCTACAAGACGGAGGGCGTGttctacgtgcagctccccgacggccgcctccAGACGGTCAAGTACCACGCCGACGAACACGGCTTCCACCCCCAGGTCACGTACTCGGGGGTCGCGCACCACGCCGCCGGGTACCACTAG